Proteins encoded together in one Pontiella desulfatans window:
- a CDS encoding Ig-like domain-containing protein: MEMKRIGSIVAIFALAAGSATAASVNVPLGNDPGEVGTQVGAGAYTTTKNGLDAEAGKQWGVANSTTVAGMLHVPYSTIAGTTLPPTIQAGTYTLSARIGNNGDNGGFAGLNDLSTGINTNRGCVAGFFTTLTGAGTGTGAVAQNAANDSKNNMYTEFNAVSGVTYTPPAEAEPATDAYTTWTFTWAVDEGSPVIGTDPYFGVYTKIGDTVIAGGNGFWDDSTLAYTPVAGVNVPPVAEGQDISIFPNTTTNITLVGADFEGSNLTYSVDSAGLVGALTGTAPNLTYTPANGYQGVDSFTFTVNDGELDSDPATVAITVTNQVPVASGEGYVMYANTNIAITLSAVDPDNGPSNLTYSVTAPANGTLSGTAPELTYTPTPGYTGADGFTFTVNDGFADSDPASISITVNEVTVSGTATISVNFHVGDDADMDEHQLTGAETAGLNSDTGWNNIDVGSGAAHNTAGVIFPSTELVDNNGTAGAATLAPSTNSSTWFVGYCANAASADEELNLPGTNHDDLFNSYLALNGPSGDGSPADAAALVVSGLGAAYTGNGYSVIVYSDSDKRPPSTVNRQSIFALSPEGVTNVFTKFTEDDFDPATPVTNTFSGTYIEADSSEDGTDYSNYVVFTNLTASGFTLELYADGAGGRGAINGFQIIANPAVVIENFGLEMVSGEVVLSWEGGGSFNVLTNEDLVYPNWGVMDSGTSPITITVGDESQLFYKLSE, from the coding sequence ATGGAGATGAAACGCATAGGTTCAATCGTAGCAATATTCGCACTGGCGGCAGGCTCGGCCACGGCCGCTTCCGTTAACGTGCCCCTCGGAAACGATCCCGGGGAGGTGGGCACACAGGTCGGGGCGGGGGCCTACACGACGACCAAGAACGGTCTGGATGCCGAAGCTGGCAAGCAATGGGGCGTCGCCAATAGTACGACCGTCGCCGGCATGCTCCACGTTCCCTATTCGACGATCGCCGGAACCACGCTGCCGCCAACGATTCAGGCGGGGACCTATACGCTTTCCGCCCGCATCGGGAATAACGGGGACAATGGAGGCTTTGCCGGCCTGAACGACCTCAGCACCGGTATCAACACGAACCGGGGGTGTGTCGCCGGTTTCTTCACGACGCTAACGGGTGCCGGAACCGGGACCGGAGCCGTAGCCCAAAATGCCGCGAACGACTCCAAGAACAACATGTATACGGAGTTCAATGCGGTCTCCGGCGTGACCTACACGCCCCCGGCCGAGGCGGAGCCCGCGACGGATGCGTACACCACATGGACGTTCACCTGGGCGGTTGATGAAGGCAGCCCGGTCATCGGGACCGACCCGTATTTCGGCGTGTACACCAAGATCGGTGACACCGTGATAGCGGGTGGAAACGGATTTTGGGATGATTCCACCCTGGCCTACACCCCGGTTGCCGGGGTGAATGTGCCGCCCGTCGCCGAGGGACAGGATATATCCATCTTCCCCAATACCACGACTAACATCACGTTGGTCGGCGCGGATTTTGAGGGTAGCAATCTGACGTATAGCGTGGATTCGGCCGGACTGGTCGGCGCACTGACCGGTACGGCACCGAACCTGACCTACACACCGGCAAACGGTTATCAGGGCGTCGATAGCTTTACCTTCACCGTCAACGACGGGGAGTTGGACAGCGATCCGGCCACGGTAGCGATTACCGTGACGAACCAGGTTCCTGTTGCATCCGGGGAAGGCTATGTCATGTATGCCAACACGAATATCGCCATTACACTATCGGCAGTTGATCCGGACAACGGACCCAGCAACCTGACGTATAGCGTGACGGCCCCGGCCAACGGCACGCTGAGCGGTACGGCACCGGAGCTGACCTACACCCCGACGCCCGGCTATACCGGGGCGGACGGCTTTACGTTCACGGTTAACGATGGTTTTGCGGACAGTGATCCTGCTTCCATTTCGATTACGGTTAATGAGGTCACCGTTTCAGGAACGGCAACCATCAGTGTGAATTTCCATGTCGGGGATGATGCCGATATGGACGAGCACCAGCTGACGGGCGCGGAAACCGCCGGCCTGAATAGCGACACGGGCTGGAACAATATCGATGTGGGCAGTGGCGCCGCGCACAATACGGCGGGAGTCATCTTCCCCTCCACCGAGCTGGTGGACAACAACGGAACCGCAGGGGCGGCCACGCTTGCACCTTCGACGAACAGCAGCACCTGGTTCGTTGGCTATTGCGCCAATGCCGCCTCGGCCGATGAGGAACTCAACCTGCCGGGCACCAACCACGACGACCTGTTCAACTCCTACCTGGCGTTGAATGGACCCAGCGGCGACGGTTCCCCGGCCGATGCCGCAGCCTTGGTGGTCAGCGGGTTGGGGGCGGCCTATACCGGCAACGGGTATAGCGTGATCGTCTACTCCGATTCCGACAAGCGCCCCCCCAGTACCGTGAACCGTCAGTCCATATTCGCTTTGTCTCCCGAAGGCGTAACCAATGTGTTTACGAAGTTTACGGAAGACGATTTCGATCCTGCCACTCCAGTGACCAATACGTTCTCCGGAACCTACATCGAGGCGGACAGTTCGGAGGACGGCACGGATTATTCAAACTATGTCGTGTTCACAAACCTGACGGCCAGCGGCTTCACCCTGGAGCTTTATGCCGATGGCGCCGGTGGACGCGGGGCCATTAATGGCTTCCAGATTATCGCCAATCCGGCCGTGGTCATTGAAAACTTCGGGCTCGAAATGGTTTCGGGTGAAGTGGTCCTGTCGTGGGAAGGCGGCGGATCCTTCAACGTGCTGACCAATGAAGATCTCGTGTATCCGAACTGGGGTGTAATGGACTCGGGTACATCGCCGATTACCATCACCGTCGGAGACGAATCCCAGCTGTTCTACAAGCTCAGCGAATAA
- a CDS encoding glycoside hydrolase family 71/99-like protein, producing MSIKTIVMLAGFMVAGTFAEPREEVLKPYDGASVRGADPSTLSGKVMTGYQGWFNCPGDGAKLGWVHWGRRGFKPGEVTVDAWPDVSEYGEDELYDTGFRHEDGSVAKVFSSHNRQTVLRHFKWMRDYGIDGAFVQRFANGIKEGDVRYHKDKVLSSAREGANRYGRTYVVMYDLTGIPDEDIVKVFDDWRLLRDKMRITEDPAYQHHNGKPLVAVWGVGFNGQIKRRPDFDECRTLIRKLKADGCSVMLGTATGWRAQDRDASPRGELHEMLLEADVISPWSVGRFRDLPGVAHHAKHYWSKDIAWAKQHGTDYMPVVFPGFSWHNLQNGETPIAHIPRLKGQFLWEQVVANKQAGADMLYIAMFDEVDEATAIFKCTDNPPTGNGGKFLDMEGLPSDFYLKVAGKAGELMRDEIEPTGQVPVGTD from the coding sequence ATGTCGATTAAAACAATCGTTATGCTGGCCGGCTTCATGGTGGCGGGGACTTTTGCCGAACCGAGGGAGGAGGTGTTGAAGCCCTACGACGGAGCCTCGGTTCGCGGTGCCGATCCGAGTACGCTGAGCGGCAAGGTGATGACCGGCTACCAGGGCTGGTTCAACTGCCCGGGCGATGGGGCGAAACTCGGCTGGGTGCATTGGGGGCGCAGGGGCTTCAAGCCCGGCGAAGTTACGGTGGATGCATGGCCCGATGTTTCGGAGTATGGCGAAGACGAGCTGTACGATACCGGCTTCAGGCATGAAGATGGTTCCGTGGCGAAGGTCTTCAGTTCGCATAACCGCCAAACCGTGTTGCGCCATTTCAAATGGATGCGCGACTATGGGATCGATGGCGCGTTTGTCCAGCGGTTCGCCAATGGCATCAAGGAGGGCGACGTGCGCTACCATAAGGACAAGGTGCTCTCGAGCGCGCGCGAGGGGGCGAACCGCTATGGGCGCACCTATGTGGTGATGTATGACCTCACCGGGATTCCGGACGAAGACATCGTTAAGGTGTTCGACGACTGGCGCCTGCTGCGTGACAAGATGCGTATTACCGAAGATCCCGCCTATCAGCACCACAACGGTAAACCGCTGGTGGCGGTCTGGGGCGTTGGGTTCAATGGGCAGATCAAGCGGCGGCCGGACTTCGATGAATGCCGGACACTGATCCGGAAATTGAAGGCCGACGGATGCAGTGTGATGCTGGGAACCGCGACCGGTTGGCGGGCGCAGGATCGCGATGCCTCCCCGCGCGGGGAGCTCCATGAAATGTTGCTGGAAGCCGATGTGATCAGCCCGTGGAGCGTAGGGCGCTTTAGGGATCTGCCGGGCGTGGCGCACCACGCCAAGCACTATTGGAGCAAGGATATCGCCTGGGCGAAGCAACACGGTACGGACTACATGCCGGTCGTCTTCCCGGGGTTCAGCTGGCACAACCTCCAAAACGGGGAAACACCGATTGCCCATATTCCGCGGCTCAAGGGGCAGTTTCTCTGGGAGCAGGTGGTGGCGAACAAGCAGGCGGGCGCGGACATGCTCTACATCGCGATGTTCGATGAGGTGGATGAAGCCACCGCCATCTTCAAATGCACCGATAACCCTCCAACCGGGAACGGGGGCAAGTTCCTGGACATGGAAGGGTTGCCCTCCGATTTTTACCTGAAGGTGGCCGGTAAGGCCGGCGAGTTGATGCGCGATGAAATTGAACCGACCGGGCAGGTGCCGGTGGGGACGGATTGA
- a CDS encoding hotdog fold thioesterase yields MSAEKIKKLIRENDQLGNLLGVNLTEVSEGRAYAELKIEKQHLNAAGVAHGASIFALADIALAAASNSYGNVALLTNGNIQVFHATQLGDTLIAKAKEVSASRRLAHYRIKVTNSVGDQIAVYNATVYKTSAPLPDGE; encoded by the coding sequence ATGAGTGCTGAAAAGATTAAGAAGCTGATTCGCGAGAACGACCAGCTGGGCAACTTGTTGGGTGTTAATTTGACCGAGGTCAGCGAAGGGCGCGCCTATGCCGAGCTGAAGATCGAGAAGCAGCATCTCAACGCGGCGGGCGTCGCCCACGGCGCGTCCATTTTTGCGCTGGCCGACATAGCGCTTGCGGCGGCTTCGAATTCCTATGGCAATGTGGCGCTGCTGACCAATGGCAACATCCAGGTGTTCCACGCCACGCAGCTCGGCGATACGTTGATTGCCAAAGCCAAGGAAGTTTCCGCCAGCCGGCGCCTCGCGCATTACCGCATCAAGGTAACGAACTCGGTCGGCGATCAGATCGCGGTCTACAACGCCACCGTCTACAAAACCAGCGCCCCGCTACCCGACGGCGAATAA
- the hisC gene encoding histidinol-phosphate transaminase, whose protein sequence is MKAKEWISDLRVYEPGKPIEEVARELGFDDIAEIVKVASNENELGPSPMAIEAMQEAIPEMHRYPDGGAFYLKQKLAGNLGVAPENLLFGCGSNELIVFLCHVFMEQGKNLVMGAEAFAVYFLANAMYQGETIRVPMPEHVHDLDAMLAAITPETRLVCICNPNNPTGTMVAPDAIDAFIEKLPDHVVAVFDEAYFEVMPDDMKPDVLKHIRAGKKNVLVLRTFSKAYGLAGLRIGYAVAHPELINLLNKVRQPFNANLMAQAAAMAALDDIPHIVETREMVFQGLKFFEEELPKIGVETVPSGANFILVKTGNGREVFLELQKRKVIVRPMDPYGLGDFIRITIGTPEQNQFTLDALKDVLA, encoded by the coding sequence ATGAAGGCAAAGGAATGGATTTCGGATCTGCGGGTGTACGAACCCGGCAAGCCGATTGAAGAAGTGGCGCGCGAACTCGGCTTCGACGACATCGCGGAAATCGTCAAGGTGGCATCGAACGAAAACGAACTGGGGCCATCGCCGATGGCCATCGAAGCGATGCAGGAAGCCATTCCCGAAATGCATCGCTATCCCGACGGAGGGGCTTTCTACCTGAAGCAAAAGCTCGCCGGCAACCTCGGCGTCGCACCGGAAAACCTGCTGTTCGGATGCGGCAGCAACGAGCTGATCGTATTCCTCTGCCACGTCTTCATGGAGCAGGGCAAAAACCTGGTGATGGGGGCGGAGGCCTTTGCGGTCTATTTCCTCGCCAACGCCATGTACCAGGGCGAAACCATCCGTGTTCCCATGCCGGAACACGTGCACGACCTCGATGCCATGCTCGCGGCCATCACCCCCGAAACGCGTTTGGTTTGCATCTGCAATCCCAACAACCCGACCGGCACCATGGTGGCCCCCGACGCCATCGACGCCTTCATTGAAAAACTGCCCGACCACGTGGTTGCCGTTTTCGACGAAGCCTATTTCGAAGTCATGCCCGACGACATGAAGCCCGACGTGCTCAAGCATATCCGTGCCGGCAAGAAAAACGTGCTCGTACTGCGGACCTTCTCCAAGGCCTATGGCCTGGCCGGTCTGCGCATCGGCTATGCCGTTGCCCACCCCGAACTCATCAACCTGCTTAACAAGGTGCGCCAACCCTTCAATGCCAATCTGATGGCGCAGGCCGCCGCCATGGCCGCGCTCGACGACATACCCCATATTGTTGAAACCCGCGAAATGGTTTTCCAGGGACTGAAGTTCTTTGAGGAAGAGCTGCCGAAGATCGGGGTTGAAACCGTTCCGTCCGGCGCCAATTTCATCCTCGTCAAGACCGGCAACGGACGCGAGGTGTTCCTGGAGCTGCAGAAGCGCAAGGTCATTGTGCGCCCGATGGATCCCTATGGCCTTGGCGACTTCATCCGCATCACCATTGGAACGCCGGAACAAAACCAGTTCACGCTCGATGCCTTGAAGGACGTCCTCGCCTAG
- a CDS encoding response regulator, translating to MTESEKPTPPTRICLIEDHADFREALREALESTDRFEICATLSNAEDALEYLKDSAAPDVLILDLGLPGMDGIDAIPLIRKAAPGTTVLVLTVFDNKARVFQALGAGASGYLIKSDGLQAIVQGIVDACHGISPLSAEIAKMVFDTFSSFKPASPEIELSEREAEVLKQLADGLSRQEVADVLFVSKHTVSTHIRNIYEKLQVHNVSGAISKASSMGII from the coding sequence ATGACTGAATCTGAAAAGCCTACGCCCCCCACCCGCATCTGCCTCATCGAAGATCACGCCGATTTTCGCGAGGCGTTGCGCGAAGCCCTTGAATCGACGGACCGCTTCGAAATCTGCGCCACCCTTTCCAACGCGGAGGACGCCTTGGAATACCTGAAGGATTCGGCGGCGCCCGATGTGCTCATTCTAGACCTGGGCCTGCCGGGCATGGACGGGATCGATGCCATCCCGCTCATCCGCAAGGCCGCCCCCGGCACGACCGTCCTGGTGCTTACCGTGTTCGACAACAAGGCCCGGGTCTTCCAGGCGCTGGGTGCAGGGGCATCGGGCTACCTGATCAAATCCGACGGGCTGCAGGCGATTGTGCAGGGCATCGTGGATGCCTGCCACGGCATCTCGCCGCTCAGCGCGGAAATTGCGAAGATGGTTTTCGACACGTTTTCGAGCTTCAAGCCGGCCTCGCCCGAAATCGAACTTTCGGAACGCGAAGCCGAAGTCCTCAAGCAGCTCGCCGATGGCTTGAGCCGCCAGGAGGTGGCCGACGTGCTGTTCGTGAGCAAGCACACCGTGAGCACGCACATCCGGAACATCTATGAAAAACTGCAGGTCCACAATGTTTCGGGCGCCATCAGCAAGGCCTCTTCCATGGGAATCATCTGA
- a CDS encoding Gfo/Idh/MocA family protein gives MKVSRRQFSKIGMAGTSMALLPGCATKKTASFVGANEKVNLAFIGLGGRGESLSGSFRQIDDVNMVALCDVDMGSKWTAKTEAEFPGVPRFKDFRVMFDKMGNEIDAVVVCTPDHSHFPITMAAMALGKHVYCEKPLARTFNEIALMMAAAERHGVATQMGNYGHSGANYFQFKAWTEAGIIKDVTHVDAYMNKWRRWHPWGAVNAFRTGEKVPETMDWDVWLGTAEHHEFSKDLHYGNWRGWYDFGTGCFGDWGAHMLDTMQRFLNLGLPESLTAKTLEGQNNFIYPMASTINFQFPARGDMPAMDIDWYDGQENLPPLPEEWGGKELDRNTPGKFIYSKEHVFHGTAHEHPLQIIPYEKMRELLKQGALPRDFGKNSDHFENFILACKGQEETRTPFAVSGLLSQLLSLGCISQRLGGTLEFDRQANRFTNSRIANELLVGAPPRKGWEQYYSL, from the coding sequence ATGAAGGTTTCAAGAAGACAGTTTTCCAAGATTGGGATGGCGGGTACTTCCATGGCACTGCTTCCCGGCTGCGCCACCAAAAAGACGGCCAGCTTCGTGGGTGCGAACGAAAAGGTGAACCTGGCGTTCATCGGGCTGGGCGGCCGCGGCGAGAGCTTGAGCGGGTCGTTCAGGCAGATCGATGATGTGAACATGGTGGCGCTTTGCGATGTGGATATGGGTAGCAAATGGACGGCCAAGACCGAGGCTGAATTCCCCGGCGTGCCCCGGTTCAAGGATTTCCGGGTCATGTTCGATAAAATGGGCAACGAGATCGATGCCGTCGTGGTCTGTACCCCCGACCATTCCCATTTCCCGATCACCATGGCGGCCATGGCGCTGGGCAAGCATGTCTATTGCGAAAAACCGCTCGCGCGCACCTTCAATGAAATCGCACTGATGATGGCTGCCGCCGAACGCCATGGCGTGGCCACCCAGATGGGCAACTATGGCCATTCCGGTGCAAACTATTTCCAGTTCAAGGCCTGGACGGAAGCGGGCATCATCAAGGATGTCACCCATGTGGATGCCTATATGAACAAATGGCGCCGCTGGCATCCGTGGGGCGCTGTGAACGCATTCCGCACCGGGGAGAAGGTGCCCGAAACCATGGACTGGGATGTCTGGCTCGGCACGGCGGAACACCACGAGTTCAGCAAGGATCTGCACTACGGCAACTGGCGCGGCTGGTATGATTTCGGAACGGGGTGCTTCGGCGACTGGGGCGCGCACATGCTCGACACCATGCAGCGCTTCCTGAACCTGGGTTTGCCGGAAAGCCTGACGGCCAAGACCCTCGAAGGGCAAAACAACTTCATCTATCCGATGGCTTCGACCATCAACTTCCAGTTCCCGGCGCGCGGCGATATGCCGGCCATGGATATCGACTGGTACGACGGGCAGGAAAACCTGCCGCCGCTGCCGGAAGAGTGGGGCGGCAAGGAGCTGGACCGGAATACGCCCGGCAAGTTTATCTATTCCAAGGAACATGTTTTCCATGGGACGGCCCACGAGCATCCACTGCAGATCATTCCCTATGAAAAGATGCGTGAACTGTTGAAGCAAGGGGCCCTGCCGCGCGACTTCGGGAAAAACTCCGACCATTTCGAAAACTTCATCCTGGCCTGCAAAGGGCAGGAGGAGACGCGTACGCCGTTCGCGGTTTCGGGCCTCCTCTCGCAGCTGCTTTCGCTGGGCTGCATCTCGCAGCGGCTGGGCGGCACGTTGGAGTTCGACCGCCAGGCCAACCGGTTCACCAATAGCCGCATCGCCAACGAACTGTTGGTGGGTGCGCCGCCGCGCAAGGGCTGGGAGCAGTATTATTCGCTATAA
- a CDS encoding sodium:solute symporter family protein, with translation MSIWMIIIVVAYLCIIAYLGFRGFKSTKSATDYMLGGRKVHPYVMAMSYGATFISTSAIVGFGGAAGVFGMGLLWLTFMNIFIGIFIAFWVFGGRTRKMGLRLDAHTFPELLGRRFQSKFIQGASAVIIFLFIPLYASAVLTGAVKYISSQLGIDYNAALLMFSVIIALYVIMGGIKGVMYTDALQGTIMLLGMTALLILTYNKLGGLSGAHQALTDLTPEVPASLQKGGHQGWTSMPKFGSPLSWTLVSTIIMGVGIGVLAQPQLAVRYMTVKSGKELNRAIPIGGVFIMMMTGVAFIVGALSNVHFHQTIGKVSIVAAKGDVEAIIPMYLQSALPEWFSILFMLTLISAAMSTLSSQFHVMGTSLGRDLVEESLGKKKGGGGMLATRIGVLGGILISVYLSYIMELKFGKTGTAIVARGTAIFFGLCACAFLPMYVGALWSRAITKAGAIAGLLGGSLSSLFWIFFVEQKAATALLLCNKLFGTRSLAISMVDGKEVFATSGPVVWAFVDPLIIGLPIAIVVTVAVSLFTKKMSDAHLDKCMGTK, from the coding sequence ATGTCTATTTGGATGATTATCATTGTCGTTGCATATCTATGCATTATCGCCTACCTCGGATTCCGGGGTTTCAAAAGCACCAAATCCGCCACCGACTACATGCTGGGCGGGCGCAAGGTCCACCCCTATGTGATGGCCATGTCGTACGGGGCAACCTTCATCAGCACCTCGGCCATTGTCGGCTTCGGCGGGGCGGCCGGAGTCTTCGGCATGGGGTTGCTCTGGCTCACCTTCATGAACATCTTCATCGGCATCTTCATTGCCTTCTGGGTGTTCGGCGGGCGAACCCGCAAAATGGGCCTTCGGCTCGATGCCCACACCTTCCCGGAATTGTTGGGCAGAAGGTTCCAATCCAAATTCATCCAAGGGGCTTCCGCGGTGATCATCTTTCTGTTCATACCGCTGTATGCTTCGGCGGTGCTGACCGGCGCGGTCAAATACATCTCATCGCAACTGGGCATCGACTACAACGCCGCATTGCTCATGTTCTCCGTCATCATTGCCCTCTATGTGATCATGGGCGGAATCAAAGGCGTCATGTATACCGACGCCCTGCAAGGCACCATCATGCTGCTGGGCATGACCGCCCTGCTCATCCTGACCTACAACAAACTGGGCGGTTTGAGCGGTGCGCACCAGGCGTTGACCGACCTGACCCCCGAAGTTCCCGCCAGCTTGCAAAAGGGTGGGCACCAGGGCTGGACCAGCATGCCCAAGTTTGGCTCGCCGCTGTCGTGGACCTTGGTCAGCACCATCATCATGGGCGTCGGCATCGGCGTGCTGGCCCAACCGCAGCTGGCCGTACGCTACATGACGGTGAAAAGCGGCAAAGAGCTCAACCGCGCCATCCCGATCGGCGGTGTTTTTATCATGATGATGACCGGTGTGGCCTTCATCGTCGGCGCCCTATCCAATGTACATTTCCACCAAACCATCGGCAAAGTCTCCATCGTTGCGGCAAAGGGCGATGTTGAGGCGATCATCCCCATGTACCTGCAAAGCGCGTTGCCGGAATGGTTCAGCATCCTCTTCATGCTCACACTCATCTCTGCGGCCATGAGCACGCTCAGCAGCCAGTTCCATGTGATGGGCACCTCGCTCGGACGCGACCTGGTTGAGGAATCCTTGGGCAAAAAGAAAGGGGGCGGCGGCATGCTTGCCACACGGATCGGTGTGCTTGGCGGCATTCTGATCTCGGTCTACCTCAGCTACATCATGGAGTTGAAATTCGGCAAAACCGGAACAGCCATCGTGGCGCGCGGTACCGCGATCTTCTTCGGACTTTGCGCCTGCGCCTTCCTGCCCATGTATGTCGGGGCCCTTTGGAGCCGCGCCATCACCAAGGCCGGCGCCATTGCCGGCCTGCTGGGCGGATCGCTCTCCAGCCTGTTCTGGATCTTTTTTGTGGAGCAGAAAGCCGCGACCGCGCTGCTACTCTGCAACAAACTGTTCGGAACCCGGTCGCTGGCCATATCCATGGTGGATGGCAAGGAGGTCTTCGCAACATCCGGGCCCGTGGTATGGGCCTTTGTCGATCCACTGATCATCGGCCTGCCCATTGCGATCGTGGTTACCGTGGCCGTATCGCTCTTCACTAAGAAAATGTCGGATGCACACCTGGATAAGTGCATGGGAACCAAATAA
- a CDS encoding sensor histidine kinase — protein sequence MRFPRTASNIEHGSAAFRNKSLHYSIVLMLAASAQADTLEQNLARGFVKGYKQNEARLVAIDEELHSLPQPYLREPTGTGGFLTHEQKSSTSEVVLAFSWEKPVELDAVALFPLRLFMDEVYGENLYWPESITIEAEIDGRQNLIAQGTGGQPLIRQSLPELIEFAPVSTRRLTIRCTDLPQHPHEKWHAAGFAEICIFSGANNVAPQASCKASHSRQGYHVLAQEFLTDAQTPLGLPELSSHSKTHPFIKKFGFGHKIVPGSYKLTCTYPREILIDAVRIDPAIEHSYGQSFPVRFTIDLLDAQGQVVQSDTTYETFPMRKPGLNPHFSRFPETKAQAVRLTVYEASQPIPEAAPAIAFSEISAQHKGVESERATLFEERYRGKTIRLVTEDPTDTKAKLALSPANDGLTHSGQVLPLRQWIEGLVRRQQLMEEQMILRQQQGKTVSDIAKTLIYGSLTLLLLVIGSAAFLIVRNRIRMRGEIRSTRARIASDLHDDVGSNLGTIILHVEKLEEQINTAPERKRLKAIYRLTRESVFGLREVLSTTAPEVGRTQNLVAYMDELAGLVLGKTDYTFASGPAIGEALLEQTLRKGILLFYKEALYNAKRHSACSQVEISIRLRDGNIILRIKDNGKGIDQDALKQPRTLRTLKQRADWLHAHLEIESAPGAGTQLILSIPQE from the coding sequence ATGCGGTTTCCCCGCACAGCATCTAACATCGAACACGGGAGCGCGGCATTCCGAAACAAAAGCCTGCACTATTCGATCGTTCTCATGCTGGCCGCGTCCGCGCAGGCGGACACGCTGGAGCAGAACCTTGCCCGGGGCTTCGTTAAGGGCTACAAGCAGAACGAAGCGCGGCTGGTCGCCATCGACGAGGAGCTTCATTCCCTGCCCCAACCCTATCTGCGGGAACCCACCGGAACCGGCGGGTTCCTTACCCACGAACAAAAATCCTCTACCAGCGAGGTGGTTCTGGCGTTTAGCTGGGAAAAACCGGTTGAGCTCGATGCCGTCGCCCTATTCCCCCTGCGCCTGTTCATGGACGAGGTCTACGGCGAAAACCTGTACTGGCCGGAGTCCATCACGATCGAGGCGGAAATCGACGGCCGGCAAAACCTCATTGCCCAGGGAACCGGAGGGCAGCCCCTCATCCGCCAGTCCCTTCCGGAGCTCATCGAATTCGCCCCGGTCTCCACCCGCAGGTTGACCATCCGCTGCACCGACCTTCCGCAACATCCCCATGAAAAATGGCATGCCGCCGGGTTCGCCGAAATCTGCATCTTTTCGGGGGCCAACAACGTGGCCCCGCAGGCGAGTTGCAAGGCCTCGCACAGCCGGCAAGGCTACCATGTCCTGGCGCAGGAATTCCTGACCGATGCCCAAACCCCGCTGGGGCTCCCCGAATTAAGCAGCCACTCCAAAACCCATCCGTTCATCAAGAAGTTCGGATTCGGGCACAAGATTGTACCCGGATCCTATAAACTGACCTGCACCTACCCCCGGGAAATCCTGATCGACGCCGTACGGATCGACCCGGCCATCGAGCACTCCTACGGACAAAGCTTCCCGGTGCGCTTTACCATCGACCTGCTCGACGCCCAGGGGCAAGTCGTTCAATCGGACACCACCTACGAAACCTTCCCGATGCGCAAACCTGGCCTGAACCCTCATTTTTCCCGGTTCCCCGAGACAAAGGCCCAGGCGGTGCGGCTGACCGTCTACGAAGCATCGCAACCCATCCCCGAGGCCGCGCCGGCCATCGCGTTCAGCGAAATCTCGGCACAGCACAAGGGGGTGGAATCGGAACGCGCAACCCTCTTCGAAGAACGGTATCGCGGAAAAACGATCCGCCTCGTGACGGAAGACCCGACGGACACGAAGGCCAAACTGGCACTTTCTCCCGCCAACGACGGGCTGACGCACTCGGGACAGGTTCTTCCGCTGCGTCAGTGGATCGAAGGACTCGTCCGCCGCCAGCAGCTGATGGAAGAGCAGATGATCCTGCGGCAGCAACAGGGAAAAACCGTGTCGGATATCGCCAAAACGCTCATCTATGGAAGCCTCACCCTGCTGCTGCTGGTGATCGGAAGCGCGGCATTTCTCATCGTTCGCAACCGCATCCGCATGCGCGGGGAAATCCGATCCACCCGGGCAAGAATCGCCAGCGACCTGCACGACGACGTCGGCAGCAACCTCGGCACCATCATCCTTCATGTCGAAAAACTGGAGGAACAGATTAACACGGCCCCGGAACGGAAACGGCTGAAAGCCATCTACCGGCTCACCCGCGAAAGCGTCTTCGGCCTGAGGGAGGTGCTCAGCACCACGGCACCGGAAGTCGGACGCACGCAGAACCTCGTCGCCTACATGGATGAACTCGCGGGCCTCGTCCTGGGAAAAACCGACTACACCTTCGCGTCCGGCCCCGCCATCGGCGAAGCCCTGCTGGAGCAAACGTTGCGCAAGGGCATCCTGCTCTTCTACAAGGAAGCGCTCTACAACGCCAAACGGCACTCGGCGTGCAGCCAGGTCGAGATTTCCATTCGGCTCCGCGACGGGAACATTATTCTCCGGATCAAGGACAACGGCAAAGGCATCGACCAAGACGCGCTGAAGCAGCCCCGCACCCTGCGCACGCTCAAGCAGCGCGCCGACTGGCTCCATGCCCACCTGGAAATCGAATCAGCCCCCGGCGCCGGAACCCAGCTCATCCTCTCCATTCCCCAGGAATAA
- a CDS encoding symporter small accessory protein — protein MLGIEDGWVALAYLLCIISALFCLVWGIIKWNKDDPETESEEEIRHWAEEEDRVEEEL, from the coding sequence ATGTTAGGGATAGAAGATGGATGGGTGGCACTCGCCTACCTACTCTGCATAATCAGCGCACTGTTCTGCCTCGTTTGGGGCATCATCAAATGGAACAAGGATGATCCGGAAACCGAGTCCGAGGAGGAGATCCGCCATTGGGCGGAAGAGGAAGACCGGGTTGAGGAAGAACTGTAG